A genomic window from Gossypium hirsutum isolate 1008001.06 chromosome D12, Gossypium_hirsutum_v2.1, whole genome shotgun sequence includes:
- the LOC107939803 gene encoding uncharacterized protein isoform X1, with protein sequence MGFFNMSCLILLSLVFSVLSFKGNCDDSQFTLKFFKAPHPFSHLNSAKFVFQVLGAANVTCSDCSITCKLDDGSASDCGGRKILYSGLQDGNHSFGVCVNGSQGAACTSYNWTVDTVPPTAYITSSTPFTNALNVSVNISFTESCSGGGGFRCSSVNDCNLLVYGAGQVVPSSLTVVEPNLKYLLLMSISSASRYGRLVLVMDTNFCTDAAGNPFARSQNSSFYVHYDQRNVFVDLRAHVPEKLLQLRSETRTIQATNNYNNLKVYLYFSAPILNSSTEILSSLSISKGTLLPITGENHGNRRFGFMVANISNIAIITISFDANSTISRQGTLVSPVAPVTFLYDSQRTAVRLSTTCRMRTREHNIPISIKFMKPVFGFNSSLISISGGRLQSFHEISRSIYAAAIQADDDVVSVSVPENVTGDVAGNKNLASNVLRVRHYTIPVISSVISIFVTAIFLLTCFTAGLLTMSTASLQSVGAFSRPSSSLSSDPTRILFRSACHIQIFALSRWLPVTLPVEYYEFARSIEWSIPYFSLPWETGHVQPVMMGSSPTGTSNSFLSRTYDRVISRSFQPNKIAAAVYGSPLTPVEYRSFFESQSIIPEAEYISDGLHSNGWRNFDRSMFWLAVIGGSLILLHAFLFFILKYKKRDSEKQGSYGALIFPRFEIFLVIVALPCICQAAAALIAGGTPSGVVVGILLLGVVAFLLLSLFLFLSVGITFGKLLQYKEVHREGQQFHWYQELIRVTLGPGKRGQWTWKNEANSVYLTMFGPLFEDLRGPPKYMVSQISGSNLSRQGGPIIASDDETEDAEAPFIQKLFGILRIYYTMLESARRATLGILAGAYLNNNNTSSKTPIIILLCLTSFQLFFLVLKKPFIKKKVQLVEIISLSCEVAMFATCFVLLDKEFSTTIGIFMLTLFLIGFLAQMSAEGYALYEQTKQLDTSENKFFTGLKIASVGFLLYFVPQKLMKSFESTFPVFGLCMDTSTTGLPCDRNSSSSERAWPRQLREMAKASFSKDGSKAPTDPSSSKSKWSGLWGTKRSGSSSLDSSLDYKSKSKSKGLYKDLEAIFASNPRM encoded by the exons ATGGGTTTCTTCAACATGTCATGTCTGATTTTGCTTTCTTTGGTATTTTCTGTTTTGAGTTTCAAAGGCAACTGTGATGATTCTCAGTTCACTTTAAAGTTCTTTAAGGCTCCTCATCCATTTTCACACCTCAACTCAGCCAAATTTGTATTTCAAGTTCTTGGAGCTGCCAATGTCACTTGCTCTGATTGTAGCATCACTTGCAAG TTGGATGACGGCTCTGCTTCAGATTGTGGAGGTAGAAAGATATTGTACTCAGGCTTGCAAGATGGAAACCACTCATTTGGGGTCTGCGTTAATGGCTCTCAAGGAGCTGCCTGCACTAGCTATAATTGGACTGTTG ACACAGTCCCTCCCACTGCATATATAACCTCATCAACACCTTTCACAAATGCTCTAAATGTTTCTGTAAATATTTCTTTCACTGAATCTTGTTCTGGTGGCGGAGGTTTTAGATGTTCATCTGTCAATGATTGCAAT TTGCTTGTTTATGGTGCTGGCCAAGTTGTACCATCATCGCTCACCGTTGTGGAGCCAAACCTCAAGTATTTGCTTCTTATGAGCATATCATCTGCTTCTCGGTATGGAAGACTGGTATTGGTAATGGATACGAATTTTTGCACTGATGCTGCTGGGAACCCTTTTGCTAGATCACAAAATTCTAGTTTCTATGTGCACTATG ATCAAAGAAATGTATTTGTTGATCTGAGGGCTCATGTTCCTGAGAAATTGCTTCAACTAAGAAGTGAAACTAGAACAATTCAGGcaactaataattataataacCTTAAGGTGTACCTATACTTCTCAGCTCCTATTCTCAATTCATCAACAGAGATTCTAAGTTCTCTGAGCATTAGTAAGGGTACACTTCTTCCTATTACGGGAGAAAACCACGGGAATCGTAGATTCGGCTTTATG GTTGCTAATATATCCAATATTGCTATAATAACAATAAGCTTCGATGCAAACTCTACAATAAGCAGACAAGGGACCCTGGTTTCTCCAGTTGCACCTGTTACTTTCCTTTACG ATTCTCAGAGGACTGCTGTGAGATTAAGCACAACATGTCGTATGAGGACACGAGAACACAACATACCAATTTCGATAAAGTTCATGAAGCCTGTTTTTGGATTTAATTCATCATTGATATCCATCTCCGGAGGTCGATTGCAGAG CTTCCATGAAATTAGTAGAAGCATATATGCAGCAGCAATACAAGCAGATGATGATGTTGTTTCTGTCAGTGTCCCTGAGAATGTAACTGGGGATGTTGCTGGAAATAAAAATTTGGCATCTAATGTTCTTCGAGTCAGGCACT ATACTATACCCGTAATTTCTTCTGTGATATCCATATTTGTAACTGCCATTTTTTTGCTGACCTGTTTCACCGCTGGCCTTCTGACCATGTCAACTGCAAGCCTTCAATCGGTTGGGGCATTTTCAAGACCATCTTCATCTTTGTCTTCTGACCCTACAAGGATTCTCTTT AGAAGTGCATGCCACATTCAGATTTTTGCACTGTCTAGGTGGTTACCAGTAACATTGCCGGTGGAATATTATGAATTTGCAAGGAGTATAGAGTGGAGCATTCCTTATTTTAGTCTCCCATGGGAAACTGGGCATGTTCAGCCAGTCATGATGGGTTCAAGCCCCACCGGAACTTCAAATTCTTTCCTTTCCCGAACTTATGATAGGGTAATCTCCCGTAGTTTTCAACCGAACAAAATAGCAGCTGCAGTATATGGTTCACCACTTACTCCAGTAGAGTACAGATCATTTTTTGAG AGCCAAAGCATTATACCAGAAGCAGAATATATTTCGGATGGACTGCATTCAAATGG GTGGAGGAACTTTGATAGAAGCATGTTCTGGTTAGCTGTAATTGGTGGTAGTTTGATACTGTTGCatgcttttctctttttcattctcaaATACAAGAAGAGAGATTCCGAAAAGCAAGGGAGTTATGGAGCACTCATATTTCCTAGATTCGAGATATTTCTCGTAATTGTTGCACTACCTTGTATCTGCCAGGCTGCTGCTGCTCTAATTGCAG GAGGAACACCATCAGGAGTTGTAGTTGGCATTTTGTTACTTGGTGTTGTGGCTTTCCTACTGCTGTCATTATTCTTGTTCCTGTCGGTCGGAATTACATTTGGAAAGCTGCTTCAATACAAGGAAGTCCATCGAGAAGGTCAGCAATTTCACTGGTATCAAGAACTCATCCGAGTGACTCTTGGTCCTGGGAAAAGAGGCCAGTGGACTTGGAAAAATGAAGCCAACTCTGTTTATCTAACCATGTTTGGCCCTCTATTCGAAGATTTAAGAGGTCCTCCGAAATATATGGTCTCACAAATATCCGGTAGCAATCTCAGCAGGCAAGGTGGTCCTATCATTGCTTCAGATGATGAAACAGAAGATGCTGAAGCACCTTTTATTCAGAAATTGTTTGGAATACTCAGAATATACTACACCATGTTAGAATCTGCAAGAAGAGCTACACTGGGAATTTTAGCAGGTGCCTACTTGAATAATAATAACACCTCATCTAAGACTCCAATAATTATCTTGCTATGCCTTACCTCTTTTCAGCTATTCTTCCTTGTTCTGAAGAAGCCTTTCATAAAGAAAAAGGTACAGTTAGTTGAGATCATCTCTCTTTCGTGTGAGGTGGCCATGTTTGCTACTTGTTTCGTTCTGTTGGACAAGGAATTTTCGACTACAATCGGTATCTTCATGCTTACTTTATTCCTGATTGGGTTCTTAGCACAAATGAGTGCTGAAGGGTATGCTTTGTATGAACAAACAAAGCAACTAGACACCAGTGAGAACAAGTTCTTCACAGGTTTGAAAATAGCATCAGTCGGGTTTCTCCTATATTTCGTCCCTCAGAAACTGATGAAAAGCTTTGAGAGCACATTCCCAGTATTTGGATTATGCATGGATACAAGTACAACAGGTTTACCATGTGATAGGAACAGCAGCAGTTCAGAGAGAGCATGGCCAAGACAACTAAGGGAAATGGCAAAGGCTAGCTTTAGTAAAGATGGAAGCAAAGCTCCAACAGATCCTTCAAGCAGCAAAAGCAAATGGAGTGGATTGTGGGGAACAAAAAGGAGTGGCAGCTCTTCTTTAGATTCCTCTTTAGATTACAAGTCAAAGTCCAAATCAAAAGGGTTGTACAAAGACTTGGAAGCCATTTTTGCGTCCAACCCAAGAATGTAA
- the LOC107939803 gene encoding uncharacterized protein isoform X2, which produces MSISSASRYGRLVLVMDTNFCTDAAGNPFARSQNSSFYVHYDQRNVFVDLRAHVPEKLLQLRSETRTIQATNNYNNLKVYLYFSAPILNSSTEILSSLSISKGTLLPITGENHGNRRFGFMVANISNIAIITISFDANSTISRQGTLVSPVAPVTFLYDSQRTAVRLSTTCRMRTREHNIPISIKFMKPVFGFNSSLISISGGRLQSFHEISRSIYAAAIQADDDVVSVSVPENVTGDVAGNKNLASNVLRVRHYTIPVISSVISIFVTAIFLLTCFTAGLLTMSTASLQSVGAFSRPSSSLSSDPTRILFRSACHIQIFALSRWLPVTLPVEYYEFARSIEWSIPYFSLPWETGHVQPVMMGSSPTGTSNSFLSRTYDRVISRSFQPNKIAAAVYGSPLTPVEYRSFFESQSIIPEAEYISDGLHSNGWRNFDRSMFWLAVIGGSLILLHAFLFFILKYKKRDSEKQGSYGALIFPRFEIFLVIVALPCICQAAAALIAGGTPSGVVVGILLLGVVAFLLLSLFLFLSVGITFGKLLQYKEVHREGQQFHWYQELIRVTLGPGKRGQWTWKNEANSVYLTMFGPLFEDLRGPPKYMVSQISGSNLSRQGGPIIASDDETEDAEAPFIQKLFGILRIYYTMLESARRATLGILAGAYLNNNNTSSKTPIIILLCLTSFQLFFLVLKKPFIKKKVQLVEIISLSCEVAMFATCFVLLDKEFSTTIGIFMLTLFLIGFLAQMSAEGYALYEQTKQLDTSENKFFTGLKIASVGFLLYFVPQKLMKSFESTFPVFGLCMDTSTTGLPCDRNSSSSERAWPRQLREMAKASFSKDGSKAPTDPSSSKSKWSGLWGTKRSGSSSLDSSLDYKSKSKSKGLYKDLEAIFASNPRM; this is translated from the exons ATGAGCATATCATCTGCTTCTCGGTATGGAAGACTGGTATTGGTAATGGATACGAATTTTTGCACTGATGCTGCTGGGAACCCTTTTGCTAGATCACAAAATTCTAGTTTCTATGTGCACTATG ATCAAAGAAATGTATTTGTTGATCTGAGGGCTCATGTTCCTGAGAAATTGCTTCAACTAAGAAGTGAAACTAGAACAATTCAGGcaactaataattataataacCTTAAGGTGTACCTATACTTCTCAGCTCCTATTCTCAATTCATCAACAGAGATTCTAAGTTCTCTGAGCATTAGTAAGGGTACACTTCTTCCTATTACGGGAGAAAACCACGGGAATCGTAGATTCGGCTTTATG GTTGCTAATATATCCAATATTGCTATAATAACAATAAGCTTCGATGCAAACTCTACAATAAGCAGACAAGGGACCCTGGTTTCTCCAGTTGCACCTGTTACTTTCCTTTACG ATTCTCAGAGGACTGCTGTGAGATTAAGCACAACATGTCGTATGAGGACACGAGAACACAACATACCAATTTCGATAAAGTTCATGAAGCCTGTTTTTGGATTTAATTCATCATTGATATCCATCTCCGGAGGTCGATTGCAGAG CTTCCATGAAATTAGTAGAAGCATATATGCAGCAGCAATACAAGCAGATGATGATGTTGTTTCTGTCAGTGTCCCTGAGAATGTAACTGGGGATGTTGCTGGAAATAAAAATTTGGCATCTAATGTTCTTCGAGTCAGGCACT ATACTATACCCGTAATTTCTTCTGTGATATCCATATTTGTAACTGCCATTTTTTTGCTGACCTGTTTCACCGCTGGCCTTCTGACCATGTCAACTGCAAGCCTTCAATCGGTTGGGGCATTTTCAAGACCATCTTCATCTTTGTCTTCTGACCCTACAAGGATTCTCTTT AGAAGTGCATGCCACATTCAGATTTTTGCACTGTCTAGGTGGTTACCAGTAACATTGCCGGTGGAATATTATGAATTTGCAAGGAGTATAGAGTGGAGCATTCCTTATTTTAGTCTCCCATGGGAAACTGGGCATGTTCAGCCAGTCATGATGGGTTCAAGCCCCACCGGAACTTCAAATTCTTTCCTTTCCCGAACTTATGATAGGGTAATCTCCCGTAGTTTTCAACCGAACAAAATAGCAGCTGCAGTATATGGTTCACCACTTACTCCAGTAGAGTACAGATCATTTTTTGAG AGCCAAAGCATTATACCAGAAGCAGAATATATTTCGGATGGACTGCATTCAAATGG GTGGAGGAACTTTGATAGAAGCATGTTCTGGTTAGCTGTAATTGGTGGTAGTTTGATACTGTTGCatgcttttctctttttcattctcaaATACAAGAAGAGAGATTCCGAAAAGCAAGGGAGTTATGGAGCACTCATATTTCCTAGATTCGAGATATTTCTCGTAATTGTTGCACTACCTTGTATCTGCCAGGCTGCTGCTGCTCTAATTGCAG GAGGAACACCATCAGGAGTTGTAGTTGGCATTTTGTTACTTGGTGTTGTGGCTTTCCTACTGCTGTCATTATTCTTGTTCCTGTCGGTCGGAATTACATTTGGAAAGCTGCTTCAATACAAGGAAGTCCATCGAGAAGGTCAGCAATTTCACTGGTATCAAGAACTCATCCGAGTGACTCTTGGTCCTGGGAAAAGAGGCCAGTGGACTTGGAAAAATGAAGCCAACTCTGTTTATCTAACCATGTTTGGCCCTCTATTCGAAGATTTAAGAGGTCCTCCGAAATATATGGTCTCACAAATATCCGGTAGCAATCTCAGCAGGCAAGGTGGTCCTATCATTGCTTCAGATGATGAAACAGAAGATGCTGAAGCACCTTTTATTCAGAAATTGTTTGGAATACTCAGAATATACTACACCATGTTAGAATCTGCAAGAAGAGCTACACTGGGAATTTTAGCAGGTGCCTACTTGAATAATAATAACACCTCATCTAAGACTCCAATAATTATCTTGCTATGCCTTACCTCTTTTCAGCTATTCTTCCTTGTTCTGAAGAAGCCTTTCATAAAGAAAAAGGTACAGTTAGTTGAGATCATCTCTCTTTCGTGTGAGGTGGCCATGTTTGCTACTTGTTTCGTTCTGTTGGACAAGGAATTTTCGACTACAATCGGTATCTTCATGCTTACTTTATTCCTGATTGGGTTCTTAGCACAAATGAGTGCTGAAGGGTATGCTTTGTATGAACAAACAAAGCAACTAGACACCAGTGAGAACAAGTTCTTCACAGGTTTGAAAATAGCATCAGTCGGGTTTCTCCTATATTTCGTCCCTCAGAAACTGATGAAAAGCTTTGAGAGCACATTCCCAGTATTTGGATTATGCATGGATACAAGTACAACAGGTTTACCATGTGATAGGAACAGCAGCAGTTCAGAGAGAGCATGGCCAAGACAACTAAGGGAAATGGCAAAGGCTAGCTTTAGTAAAGATGGAAGCAAAGCTCCAACAGATCCTTCAAGCAGCAAAAGCAAATGGAGTGGATTGTGGGGAACAAAAAGGAGTGGCAGCTCTTCTTTAGATTCCTCTTTAGATTACAAGTCAAAGTCCAAATCAAAAGGGTTGTACAAAGACTTGGAAGCCATTTTTGCGTCCAACCCAAGAATGTAA
- the LOC107939788 gene encoding homeobox protein knotted-1-like 6 isoform X1 — MEEHYGYHSSVVYPMETTQPENVLSYLPVVNYSTQPPAFEEHVFGLSGSSPGISDADSVIAEIPRAGFEDDRVSSTAIRAKIASHPLYPKLLQAHIDCHKLGTPPGIATMLDETGGAGERGLDLVPCSVDADPQLDHFMETYCEMLVKFKSDLSKPFDEATTFLNNIQVQLSHLCNGSSEEDLSGGEMVPHGYHKNGDPQLKDKLLEKYSGYISTLKHEFSKHKKKGKLPRDARQILLHWWDLHYKWPYPTEADKVGLAEATGLDQKQINNWFINQRKRHWKPSGNMQIAIMDNLYGPFSMNV; from the exons ATGGAAGAACACTACGGTTATCATTCATCGGTTGTTTACCCCATGGAGACAACCCAACCGGAGAACGTACTCAGTTATCTTCCTGTTGTAAACTACTCGACTCAGCCACCTGCCTTTGAGGAGCACGTGTTTGGGTTATCTGGGTCGTCACCTGGGATATCCGATGCTGATTCAGTGATTGCTGAGATTCCAAGAGCTGGTTTTGAAGATGACCGGGTTTCAAGTACTGCTATTAGGGCTAAAATTGCCTCTCACCCTCTTTACCCTAAACTACTTCAAGCTCATATAGATTGCCACAAG TTGGGAACACCGCCGGGGATAGCGACAATGTTAGATGAAACGGGCGGAGCCGGTGAAAGAGGCTTAGACTTAGTTCCGTGCAGCGTGGATGCGGATCCCCAGCTTGATCACTTCATG GAAACTTACTGCGAAATGTTGGTGAAGTTCAAATCAGATCTGTCAAAGCCATTTGATGAAGCCACCACGTTTCTTAACAATATTCAAGTGCAGCTTTCTCATCTCTGCAATG GGTCATCGGAAGAAGACTTAAGTGGAGGTGAGATGGTACCCCATGGTTATCACAAAAATGGAGACCCTCAACTCAAAGACAAACTCTTGGAGAAATATAGTGGTTATATTAGTACACTTAAGCATGAATTttcaaaacacaaaaagaaaggCAAACTACCTAGAGATGCAAGGCAAATATTGCTTCACTGGTGGGATCTTCACTATAAATGGCCATATCCAACG GAAGCAGACAAGGTTGGTCTAGCTGAAGCAACAGGACTGGACCAGAAACAGATAAACAACTGGTTTATAAATCAAAGGAAACGACATTGGAAACCATCGGGGAACATGCAAATCGCAATTATGGACAATTTATATGGACCGTTTTCCATGAATGTATAA
- the LOC107939788 gene encoding homeobox protein knotted-1-like 6 isoform X2, translating into MEEHYGYHSSVVYPMETTQPENVLSYLPVVNYSTQPPAFEEHVFGLSGSSPGISDADSVIAEIPRAGFEDDRVSSTAIRAKIASHPLYPKLLQAHIDCHKLGTPPGIATMLDETGGAGERGLDLVPCSVDADPQLDHFMETYCEMLVKFKSDLSKPFDEATTFLNNIQVQLSHLCNGSSEEDLSGGEMVPHGYHKNGDPQLKDKLLEKYSGYISTLKHEFSKHKKKGKLPRDARQILLHWWDLHYKWPYPTKFNHTGSRQGWSS; encoded by the exons ATGGAAGAACACTACGGTTATCATTCATCGGTTGTTTACCCCATGGAGACAACCCAACCGGAGAACGTACTCAGTTATCTTCCTGTTGTAAACTACTCGACTCAGCCACCTGCCTTTGAGGAGCACGTGTTTGGGTTATCTGGGTCGTCACCTGGGATATCCGATGCTGATTCAGTGATTGCTGAGATTCCAAGAGCTGGTTTTGAAGATGACCGGGTTTCAAGTACTGCTATTAGGGCTAAAATTGCCTCTCACCCTCTTTACCCTAAACTACTTCAAGCTCATATAGATTGCCACAAG TTGGGAACACCGCCGGGGATAGCGACAATGTTAGATGAAACGGGCGGAGCCGGTGAAAGAGGCTTAGACTTAGTTCCGTGCAGCGTGGATGCGGATCCCCAGCTTGATCACTTCATG GAAACTTACTGCGAAATGTTGGTGAAGTTCAAATCAGATCTGTCAAAGCCATTTGATGAAGCCACCACGTTTCTTAACAATATTCAAGTGCAGCTTTCTCATCTCTGCAATG GGTCATCGGAAGAAGACTTAAGTGGAGGTGAGATGGTACCCCATGGTTATCACAAAAATGGAGACCCTCAACTCAAAGACAAACTCTTGGAGAAATATAGTGGTTATATTAGTACACTTAAGCATGAATTttcaaaacacaaaaagaaaggCAAACTACCTAGAGATGCAAGGCAAATATTGCTTCACTGGTGGGATCTTCACTATAAATGGCCATATCCAACG AAATTCAATCACACAGGAAGCAGACAAGGTTGGTCTAGCTGA